GGTGCCGGCAGCATCAGCACGCGCCACTACTACGAGCGCGAGGTCTCGATCGCGGCCGATCGCCTGCACCACATCCCGCTCGTGATCGAGCGCGTCGACGACCCCGGCCCGCCGCCGCCGCCGAGCGACGCGAGCGTCGCGCGCGGCATCCGGCGGGTCGCGAACTTCCTGCGGCACAACTCGCTCCCGCCGATCAACGACCGGCCGAAGCCCTCCTTCGTGTCGACCGTGCCGAACCGCTTCAACCCGGTCGTGCGCGACGCGGGCAACCAGGAGATCGGCTTCGCGGCCGTCGACAACACGTATGCGCAGACGACCGTGCGGCTCGCGCCCGACGAGGCGCTCGTCGTGCGCGGGCGCTTCCCGAAGTGTCGCTTCGCGAACGTCGTGCTGTGGAACCGCTACCTGCAGACGCTCGACTACGCGCACCGGCGCTGCTCGCTCAACCGCAAGCAGGTCCGCTACGAGCCCGACGGCAGCTTCGAGGTGGTCGTCGCGCACCGCGACCCGGGCGTCCCGAACTGGCTCGACATGGAGGGCCGCCGCGAGGGCACGATGTTCTGGCGCTTCCAGCTCGCCGAGGAGGACATCGCGCCGCTCGAGGCGAAGGTCGTGAAGCTCGCGGACGTCGCGAAGGCCTGACGATGGAGAAGCTCCTCTACCTGCTGCGCGACGACGCCGAG
This genomic interval from Myxococcota bacterium contains the following:
- a CDS encoding DUF1214 domain-containing protein, producing MTIDRRDFLKTTALGSAWGLLLGGGAGAARAAHHEGAGDAAQAGDAPAGGTESAAALEELRAVTRELEAAFHGQWWQVADADDEAEARRFVLHTLQHALEVWLEGDPERPVFKRFVTPEKKLLGDNPDAWYFNALVDPAREYRIRGNLAGATYTSFTVEVGTGDGGMSRKIGGALNDTQFDAAPNGDFELRVSATRPASGERNWLRLVPGAGSISTRHYYEREVSIAADRLHHIPLVIERVDDPGPPPPPSDASVARGIRRVANFLRHNSLPPINDRPKPSFVSTVPNRFNPVVRDAGNQEIGFAAVDNTYAQTTVRLAPDEALVVRGRFPKCRFANVVLWNRYLQTLDYAHRRCSLNRKQVRYEPDGSFEVVVAHRDPGVPNWLDMEGRREGTMFWRFQLAEEDIAPLEAKVVKLADVAKA